A section of the Methanococcus vannielii SB genome encodes:
- the fwdF gene encoding tungsten-dependent formylmethanofuran dehydrogenase subunit FwdF produces the protein MKNIKRDEKDGVIEISREGVEKRVLKWEDCVCVGCGICNEICPTNAIEMGPLGAIFRGDIDAPKLDISEKCVLCGMCACACPFDAVTLKINDKLNTEMPQYPKIKRGIELNQKKCVLCEQCELVCPQSAIDVERTIPERKTLVLGEINIKKDACVLCGICADYCPADAIELVPNKMNALNLKPIADIKVDLDACVYCKVCEKACPHNAIEAICYKCPLASRIKKPELYSEIKGQTNIDKDLCVSCGWCANICPVEAITVEKPFEGELLIDNDTCGACGACISVCPCKALVFPKPEKAADKVPKVSVNPAVCILCGACAQSCPVDALKVKRTKINMTEANAPAWKKAFEKLMK, from the coding sequence ATGAAAAATATTAAAAGAGACGAAAAAGACGGCGTCATCGAAATTTCGAGAGAGGGCGTTGAGAAAAGAGTCTTAAAATGGGAAGATTGTGTTTGCGTAGGATGCGGAATCTGTAACGAAATTTGTCCTACAAATGCTATTGAAATGGGGCCCCTTGGTGCCATTTTTAGAGGGGACATTGATGCTCCAAAACTAGATATTTCTGAAAAATGTGTTCTTTGTGGTATGTGTGCTTGTGCATGTCCATTTGATGCAGTTACTTTAAAAATTAACGATAAATTAAATACAGAAATGCCCCAATATCCAAAAATTAAAAGGGGTATCGAATTAAACCAGAAAAAATGTGTTTTATGTGAACAGTGTGAATTAGTTTGCCCACAGAGTGCAATTGATGTAGAAAGAACTATTCCTGAAAGAAAAACGTTGGTTTTAGGCGAAATTAACATTAAAAAAGATGCATGTGTTCTTTGTGGAATTTGTGCAGACTACTGCCCTGCTGATGCAATTGAATTAGTTCCAAACAAGATGAATGCACTAAATTTAAAGCCGATTGCGGACATAAAAGTGGATTTGGATGCATGCGTTTATTGTAAAGTTTGTGAAAAAGCTTGCCCGCATAACGCAATTGAAGCAATTTGTTACAAGTGCCCACTTGCAAGCAGAATTAAAAAGCCAGAACTTTACAGCGAAATTAAAGGTCAGACAAACATAGATAAAGATTTGTGTGTTTCATGCGGATGGTGTGCAAATATCTGTCCAGTTGAAGCAATAACTGTCGAAAAACCATTTGAAGGAGAATTATTAATCGATAATGATACTTGTGGAGCTTGTGGGGCCTGTATTTCAGTTTGCCCTTGTAAAGCACTTGTATTCCCAAAACCAGAAAAAGCTGCAGACAAGGTACCTAAAGTTTCAGTTAATCCGGCTGTCTGTATTTTATGTGGTGCATGTGCACAATCCTGTCCAGTAGATGCTTTAAAAGTTAAAAGGACAAAAATAAATATGACAGAAGCGAATGCACCGGCATGGAAGAAAGCTTTCGAAAAATTGATGAAATAA
- a CDS encoding 4Fe-4S binding protein — protein MYKLEVYPEKCHGCGNCVVACPVNAQDPDVSGGKGPSSDEKLIMRVENGVVSIVNNSLCGGCGACIEACPVDAIKLVIVK, from the coding sequence ATGTACAAACTCGAAGTATATCCTGAGAAGTGTCATGGATGCGGAAACTGTGTTGTTGCATGCCCTGTAAATGCACAAGACCCTGATGTGTCAGGGGGTAAAGGTCCAAGTAGTGATGAAAAATTAATTATGAGAGTTGAAAACGGTGTTGTATCCATCGTAAATAACAGTTTGTGTGGTGGATGCGGCGCATGTATCGAAGCATGTCCTGTGGACGCTATTAAGTTAGTTATTGTAAAGTAA
- the fwdD gene encoding tungsten-dependent formylmethanofuran dehydrogenase subunit FwdD — translation MKFMLNTGRTIWQGEAIEAGKNLEMYRKAAAVCYMNAEDMVLLGVKDGDTIKITSEYGDVAVHALTTKEPAPIGMIFVPMGPWANLVVIPDTESTSMPSYKGPLAVEVEKCDEEVLLMADLMRKAYIK, via the coding sequence ATGAAATTTATGCTAAATACTGGACGAACAATTTGGCAGGGCGAAGCTATTGAAGCTGGAAAAAACCTTGAAATGTACCGAAAAGCTGCTGCCGTCTGCTATATGAATGCTGAAGACATGGTGCTTTTAGGCGTTAAAGACGGGGATACCATAAAAATAACTTCAGAATATGGCGATGTTGCGGTACATGCATTGACAACTAAAGAACCAGCTCCAATTGGAATGATTTTTGTTCCAATGGGGCCATGGGCAAATCTTGTTGTTATACCTGATACTGAAAGTACATCAATGCCGTCATACAAGGGCCCACTTGCCGTTGAAGTTGAAAAATGCGATGAAGAAGTATTATTAATGGCTGACCTTATGAGAAAAGCATACATTAAATAA
- the fwdA gene encoding tungsten-dependent formylmethanofuran dehydrogenase subunit FwdA — MEYIIKNGTVYDPLNKIDGEKMDICIKDGKIVSSVSKNAIEIDANKKIVMAGGVDSHSHIAGAKVNTGRALRPEDSKKDIYSKEGLRKGSGFSIPSTFKTGYQYSGMGYTTVIEAAMPPLVARHTHEEFMDTPQIDKAAMPLFGNSWMVMEYLKNGDLSMCAAYIAWALKATKGFAIKIVNPGGTEAWGWGKNVHGLDDEVPYFGITPREIVTGLTKVNEMLGLPHSVHVHPNNLGHPGNWETTLETMDCVKGIKAKPKYGERDTVYYNTHLQFHSYGGTSWKDCVSKGVEMAEYVNKNSHAMIDVGQITLDETTTMTADGPMEYDLHMTNGLKWANCDVELETGSGVVPFIYSPKGPVYSLQWAIGLDIFLYTNPEKVILTTDHPNAGPFIRYPRVIAWLLSKEYRDDWIKNRVHAWAAQKSHITETDKEYSMYEIAQVTRANTSKVLGLSDDRGHLGVGAKADISIYDISPEEKSGKKIEKAFLEAAYVLKDGEVVVKNGNVVKEIYGDTIFVNAKISEDLEAELLRDLTPKFKKYYSINIENYPVQDAYANSWMPINIDATDIK; from the coding sequence ATGGAATACATAATCAAAAATGGTACCGTTTATGACCCGTTAAATAAAATTGACGGCGAAAAGATGGATATCTGTATAAAAGACGGAAAAATTGTAAGCTCTGTATCAAAGAATGCAATAGAGATAGATGCAAATAAAAAAATCGTCATGGCTGGAGGTGTTGACTCCCACAGCCACATTGCAGGAGCTAAAGTAAATACTGGTAGGGCATTAAGGCCTGAAGACAGTAAAAAGGATATCTACTCGAAAGAAGGTTTAAGAAAAGGTTCAGGATTTTCAATTCCTTCAACATTTAAGACGGGGTATCAATACTCTGGAATGGGTTATACGACAGTTATAGAAGCTGCAATGCCCCCGTTAGTTGCAAGACACACACATGAAGAATTTATGGATACCCCTCAAATCGATAAAGCTGCAATGCCTTTATTTGGTAACAGCTGGATGGTAATGGAGTATTTAAAAAATGGCGACCTTAGCATGTGTGCTGCATACATAGCTTGGGCACTTAAAGCTACAAAAGGCTTTGCAATAAAAATAGTAAACCCCGGTGGAACAGAAGCTTGGGGATGGGGTAAAAACGTTCATGGTTTAGATGATGAAGTGCCTTACTTTGGAATTACTCCAAGAGAAATCGTAACAGGACTTACAAAAGTAAACGAAATGCTTGGGCTCCCCCATTCTGTCCACGTACACCCAAATAACCTTGGACATCCTGGAAACTGGGAAACTACTCTTGAAACGATGGATTGTGTAAAGGGGATTAAAGCTAAACCAAAATACGGTGAAAGAGACACGGTTTATTATAACACTCACCTACAATTCCACTCTTACGGAGGAACTTCCTGGAAAGATTGCGTGAGTAAAGGAGTTGAAATGGCTGAGTACGTTAATAAAAACAGTCATGCAATGATTGACGTTGGACAGATAACTCTTGATGAAACAACGACAATGACTGCAGATGGCCCAATGGAATACGATCTTCACATGACAAATGGTCTTAAATGGGCAAACTGTGACGTTGAACTTGAAACCGGTTCGGGAGTAGTTCCATTTATCTATTCTCCAAAAGGACCGGTTTATTCCCTCCAGTGGGCAATTGGTTTAGATATTTTCTTATACACAAACCCTGAAAAAGTAATTCTAACAACTGACCACCCTAACGCAGGGCCATTTATCAGGTACCCTAGAGTTATTGCATGGCTACTTAGTAAAGAGTACCGAGACGACTGGATTAAAAACCGGGTTCATGCATGGGCCGCACAAAAGAGCCATATAACTGAAACTGATAAAGAATATTCAATGTATGAAATTGCGCAAGTTACAAGGGCAAATACTTCAAAAGTACTCGGTTTAAGTGATGACCGTGGACATTTGGGTGTAGGTGCAAAAGCAGACATTTCAATCTATGACATTAGCCCTGAAGAAAAATCCGGTAAAAAGATTGAAAAAGCGTTCCTTGAAGCAGCTTATGTTTTAAAAGATGGCGAAGTAGTTGTAAAGAATGGAAACGTAGTAAAAGAGATATATGGTGACACAATCTTTGTTAATGCAAAAATAAGCGAAGATTTAGAAGCAGAACTTTTAAGAGACCTGACTCCAAAATTCAAAAAATACTATTCCATTAATATCGAAAACTACCCTGTTCAGGATGCATATGCGAACAGCTGGATGCCAATAAACATTGATGCTACAGACATTAAATAA
- the fwdC gene encoding tungsten-dependent formylmethanofuran dehydrogenase subunit FwdC, translated as MKEVVLTLKDDVFVPVEMDKVIPEKIQEMSLEEIEKIELQHGNKTATVKELFNVELKESSDLKLTINKCTGKFKRIGEKMTVGEIVVNGDAGMYVGAEMKKGKITVNGNVGGWVGQNLKGGEIVVNGNAEDYVGSSYRGDWRGMNGGTITINGNAGTEIGEYLKGGTIIIKGNTKIMPGVHQNGGIIIIEGDVEGRAGGEMMAGAIIIYGKLNGILPSFKFEGIVENPVIKLSKKDEGKEFKGTFIKFSGDHVTNKPKGEVYVALENNAELL; from the coding sequence ATGAAAGAAGTAGTTCTTACATTAAAGGACGATGTTTTCGTACCTGTTGAAATGGACAAAGTAATTCCTGAAAAAATTCAGGAAATGAGTTTAGAAGAAATTGAAAAAATAGAGTTGCAACACGGAAATAAAACTGCAACAGTAAAGGAACTATTTAATGTTGAATTAAAAGAAAGCAGTGATCTAAAACTAACTATCAACAAATGTACCGGTAAATTTAAAAGAATTGGCGAAAAAATGACTGTTGGCGAAATCGTAGTTAACGGTGATGCTGGAATGTATGTTGGAGCCGAAATGAAGAAAGGAAAAATTACTGTAAACGGAAACGTTGGCGGATGGGTAGGTCAAAACTTAAAAGGTGGCGAAATCGTAGTTAACGGCAATGCAGAAGATTACGTTGGTTCATCTTACAGGGGCGACTGGAGAGGAATGAATGGCGGAACCATTACAATTAACGGAAACGCCGGTACCGAAATTGGAGAATACTTAAAAGGCGGAACAATTATTATTAAAGGAAATACTAAAATAATGCCCGGAGTTCACCAAAATGGTGGAATTATCATTATTGAAGGCGATGTCGAAGGTAGGGCTGGCGGCGAAATGATGGCCGGTGCAATTATAATTTATGGTAAATTAAACGGGATATTGCCATCCTTTAAATTCGAAGGTATCGTTGAAAATCCAGTAATTAAACTATCCAAAAAAGACGAAGGAAAAGAATTTAAAGGAACTTTTATCAAATTCAGCGGAGACCACGTAACTAACAAGCCTAAAGGGGAAGTTTACGTAGCTTTAGAAAATAACGCAGAATTATTATAA
- a CDS encoding 6-carboxytetrahydropterin synthase QueD, with protein MILELNGIYAGLRFSSAHIVFGHDSCGVIHGHSYYVDVKLSGSPSGDFGFVCDFKIVKQIVKELCNELDHKLLVPRDHDNMEYSIDEDSIFLEYVEKSGKVKKYMFPLEDINLLPLKSTTAEELSIYFTEFIKNRLQKLKMDSSILEIETTVNEGIGQGARYKMLLR; from the coding sequence ATGATTTTAGAATTAAATGGAATTTACGCAGGTCTCCGGTTTTCTTCGGCACATATAGTATTTGGGCATGATAGCTGTGGAGTGATTCATGGACATTCTTATTATGTCGATGTAAAACTCTCAGGAAGTCCTTCTGGGGATTTTGGTTTTGTATGCGACTTTAAAATCGTAAAGCAGATTGTAAAGGAACTTTGTAATGAATTAGACCATAAGTTACTTGTACCAAGAGACCATGATAATATGGAATACTCAATTGATGAAGATTCTATTTTTTTAGAGTACGTGGAAAAATCGGGTAAAGTAAAAAAATACATGTTTCCGCTTGAAGATATAAATTTACTCCCTTTAAAGTCAACCACTGCTGAAGAGCTGTCCATATATTTTACAGAATTTATTAAAAACAGACTTCAAAAGCTCAAAATGGATTCATCAATATTGGAAATCGAAACTACCGTAAACGAAGGAATAGGGCAAGGTGCAAGATACAAAATGCTGCTAAGATGA
- a CDS encoding CBS domain-containing protein — MNLELSVTEAMSTPVATVTLDTTAYDVANILKDKGIGCLIVVNDAKKPVGIVTERDLALGVVSRNLKSKEVLVKELVSPKLISIPPKSTLMDAARKMDAENVKRLPIIDGEELLGIVTVSDITKVSPELFNIMVETTEIHSSDYDYAKKEIIEGICELCGSQDSINYINGKYICKNCREDSEEDEDEY; from the coding sequence ATGAACCTAGAGCTTTCAGTAACTGAAGCAATGAGCACCCCCGTTGCAACAGTAACTTTAGATACAACTGCTTACGATGTAGCAAATATTCTAAAAGATAAGGGAATTGGGTGTTTAATAGTAGTAAATGATGCTAAAAAGCCGGTTGGAATTGTAACGGAAAGAGATTTGGCACTTGGAGTAGTTTCAAGAAATTTAAAGTCAAAAGAAGTATTAGTTAAAGAACTTGTTTCTCCAAAATTAATATCTATACCTCCAAAATCCACTTTAATGGATGCAGCAAGAAAAATGGATGCAGAAAATGTTAAAAGGCTTCCAATAATCGATGGGGAAGAATTACTTGGAATTGTTACAGTTAGTGATATCACTAAGGTGTCTCCAGAATTATTCAATATTATGGTTGAAACAACCGAAATCCACAGTTCTGACTATGATTATGCAAAAAAAGAAATAATTGAAGGAATTTGTGAACTTTGTGGAAGTCAGGATAGTATAAATTACATTAACGGTAAATACATCTGTAAAAATTGTCGTGAAGATTCTGAAGAAGATGAAGACGAATACTAA
- a CDS encoding CBS domain-containing protein, protein MKIKALISEKKVEKVYPTTKIIEALEMMNKNHVRRIPVVAPGTGRVEGILTNMDIVNLMGGGSKYNLVKFKHEYNMISAINESVKEIMTDNVVFVRENAELEEVIDLFVSKKIGGVPVVDKSGILISTINERDVIKYLEDSIYKNILVRDCMTEKVVCATPGERLKDVARTMLRNGFRRLPVVFEEKLVGIITSTDFISLLGSDWAFNNMKTGNIREITNLRIQEIMKKDVLSISPDMKLFDAVKVMSEKDIGVLPVVEGEMLIGILTEKDVVSCIFKK, encoded by the coding sequence TTGAAAATTAAAGCACTTATCAGCGAAAAAAAGGTTGAAAAAGTATACCCTACTACAAAAATTATTGAAGCCCTTGAAATGATGAATAAAAACCATGTTAGACGGATACCCGTTGTAGCTCCGGGAACTGGACGAGTTGAAGGAATATTAACAAACATGGATATTGTAAATTTAATGGGAGGGGGTTCAAAATACAACCTTGTAAAGTTCAAGCACGAATATAACATGATTTCCGCAATAAATGAATCAGTTAAGGAAATCATGACTGATAACGTGGTATTCGTAAGAGAAAATGCAGAGTTAGAAGAAGTAATAGACCTTTTTGTTAGTAAAAAAATTGGCGGAGTTCCTGTTGTTGATAAGTCTGGAATACTCATATCCACGATAAATGAAAGGGATGTTATAAAATATTTGGAAGACAGCATCTATAAAAATATTCTCGTAAGAGACTGTATGACTGAAAAAGTTGTATGTGCAACGCCTGGGGAACGGCTAAAAGATGTTGCACGAACCATGCTTAGAAATGGATTTAGAAGACTTCCAGTAGTATTTGAGGAAAAATTAGTTGGAATAATTACCTCTACTGATTTTATATCATTACTTGGAAGCGATTGGGCATTTAATAATATGAAAACAGGAAATATTCGAGAAATAACTAATTTAAGAATTCAAGAGATAATGAAAAAAGACGTTTTATCAATTAGTCCAGATATGAAACTTTTTGATGCTGTTAAGGTCATGTCTGAAAAAGACATTGGTGTACTTCCAGTTGTTGAAGGAGAAATGTTAATTGGAATATTAACTGAAAAAGACGTTGTAAGCTGTATTTTTAAAAAGTAA
- a CDS encoding damage-control phosphatase ARMT1 family protein: MKIKPECAVCITRQVVDAVKEITSDEKERFKLIHEGMKKINEVYGEFIVPAFMGTSVHRHLKAVSYNNDPYKNLKESANEFAIKYLKEEEALLEDIDPLKRLKNKIKLSIAGNVIDFGPYGTDIDVTEKVKNTVSGTLKIDFSSELFDDLKKSKQIFYICDNAGEIIFDRVLIEELKKYVNVVVSVKGMPILNDATYNDAVIAGIDKITRVITSGTDVIGTKFEESSSEFIEEFNKSDIIIAKGMGNYESLTEYEENPVFLNDKENKTPKLKVPIYYIFKAKCPPIAKNVGVNEGDNILLKKSISKV; the protein is encoded by the coding sequence TTGAAAATTAAACCTGAATGCGCAGTATGTATCACAAGGCAGGTTGTTGATGCAGTGAAAGAGATAACAAGCGATGAAAAAGAGCGCTTTAAGTTAATACATGAAGGAATGAAAAAAATAAATGAAGTTTACGGGGAATTTATAGTTCCTGCATTTATGGGCACTAGTGTTCATAGACATTTAAAAGCAGTTTCTTATAATAATGACCCATATAAAAACTTGAAAGAATCTGCAAACGAATTTGCAATTAAATATTTAAAAGAAGAAGAGGCATTGCTTGAAGATATTGACCCTCTTAAACGATTAAAAAATAAAATAAAACTTTCAATTGCAGGAAATGTAATCGATTTTGGGCCATATGGTACAGATATTGACGTAACTGAAAAAGTAAAAAATACCGTAAGTGGAACACTAAAAATCGATTTTAGCAGTGAATTATTTGATGACTTAAAAAAATCAAAACAAATTTTCTATATCTGCGATAACGCAGGAGAAATTATATTTGACAGAGTTTTGATTGAAGAATTAAAAAAATACGTCAATGTAGTTGTTTCAGTTAAGGGCATGCCCATATTAAATGATGCTACCTATAATGACGCAGTTATTGCGGGAATTGATAAAATAACCCGTGTTATCACTAGCGGAACTGACGTAATTGGAACTAAGTTTGAGGAGTCTTCAAGCGAATTTATTGAAGAATTTAATAAGTCAGATATAATCATTGCAAAAGGAATGGGTAATTACGAAAGTTTAACAGAATACGAAGAAAATCCAGTATTTTTAAATGATAAAGAAAATAAAACCCCAAAATTAAAAGTTCCAATATATTATATATTTAAAGCTAAATGTCCGCCCATTGCAAAAAATGTTGGCGTAAATGAAGGTGACAATATACTTTTAAAAAAAAGCATAAGTAAAGTTTAA
- the purM gene encoding phosphoribosylformylglycinamidine cyclo-ligase, with product MVTYKDAGVDIYEEDRIIRALISKINFEREDAIKPADLKGHYAGAIEFGDYYLVLCTDGVGSKMVVAEMANNFETVPIDMIAMNVNDAICIGAEPVALVDYMAVEEITENIAEQIGKGLNEGIKESNINLIGGETASLPNMIKGIDLAGTVLAVVKKSEIISGQTVKKGDVIVGLRSSGIHSNGLSLARKVFFEISNLNVNSKLSYGKTVADELLTPTRIYVKPVLDMIKKADVKGLAHITGGGFRKLKRLNKEVCYKIDNLPEIPPIFKEIQTLGNVADEEMFKTFNMGIGFCVIVSKENAEKIIEISNQYKIPAFVIGEIEDNIEIDGEFKKETVLVEYNGKKMIME from the coding sequence TTGGTAACTTATAAAGATGCTGGTGTTGATATATATGAAGAAGACAGGATTATTCGTGCACTTATTTCAAAAATAAATTTTGAACGGGAAGATGCGATAAAACCCGCAGATTTAAAAGGACATTATGCAGGAGCGATAGAATTTGGCGATTATTATTTGGTACTCTGTACTGACGGTGTTGGGAGTAAAATGGTAGTAGCAGAAATGGCAAACAATTTTGAAACCGTTCCAATCGATATGATTGCAATGAATGTAAACGATGCTATCTGTATAGGCGCTGAACCTGTTGCATTAGTTGACTACATGGCAGTTGAAGAAATTACAGAAAATATTGCAGAACAGATTGGAAAAGGTCTTAACGAAGGAATTAAAGAGTCAAACATTAATTTAATAGGTGGCGAAACTGCATCCTTACCAAATATGATAAAAGGAATTGACCTTGCAGGAACCGTTCTTGCAGTTGTAAAAAAAAGTGAGATTATTTCTGGTCAGACTGTAAAAAAAGGTGACGTAATAGTTGGTTTAAGAAGTAGCGGAATACATAGTAACGGTTTATCTCTTGCAAGAAAAGTATTTTTTGAAATTTCGAATTTAAATGTTAATAGTAAATTGTCATACGGAAAAACAGTTGCAGATGAACTTCTAACGCCTACAAGAATATACGTAAAGCCCGTTTTAGATATGATTAAAAAAGCAGACGTAAAAGGCCTTGCACACATTACTGGTGGTGGATTTAGGAAATTAAAAAGATTAAATAAGGAAGTATGCTATAAAATCGATAATTTACCAGAGATACCTCCCATATTTAAAGAAATCCAAACTTTAGGTAACGTTGCAGACGAAGAAATGTTTAAAACATTTAACATGGGCATTGGCTTTTGTGTAATTGTTTCGAAGGAAAATGCGGAAAAAATTATTGAAATTTCAAACCAATACAAAATTCCTGCATTTGTAATTGGTGAAATAGAAGATAATATTGAAATAGATGGAGAATTTAAAAAAGAAACCGTTTTAGTAGAATATAACGGTAAAAAAATGATTATGGAATAA
- the pheT gene encoding phenylalanine--tRNA ligase subunit beta, producing MPTINVNKVDLERLCNLVLSDKLIEDKFPMMGVEVEEIFEEIDKSGKKQKIIQFSINPDRPDYLSVEGLARGFRGFMGINTGFQQFDVYESDTNVTVLDNESRPYIAFALVKNVQMDEMVLESIINLQEKLHWALGRDRKKLAIGVHDFDMVKGPFTYKEIKGDEIKFAPLGYDSEEMTPKEILEKHEKGQKYGKLIKDGKFPIIVDSKNNVLSMPPIINGTLTKVTKNSKNLLIDITGTEKEAVEEALNIFVCSLFERSGTIYSVNVNGKRYPDLTPRYREISIDLINKKLGLELNAGEIISALKKARMDVKFENEKLMVKIPAYRNDILHNVDLKEEVAKNHGYEKFEGKLPSIATTGSRNPIEKKCKHYQNTMLGFGFFEVMNLTLSNQETLFEKMNLKYSEKDYVEVLKPASIEHRVLRTSILPMLLETLFINKHNVLPQKIFEIGDCVLIDENDTKTDTKCKNIKKISCAVVHPLTNFNEIKTVTEGLLRETFGEFEIENYEHPSFISGRCAKILNNGKEIGFFGEIHPEVILNFELEHPIVAFEILIE from the coding sequence GTGCCTACAATTAACGTAAATAAGGTTGATTTAGAAAGACTATGTAATTTGGTACTTTCTGATAAATTAATAGAAGACAAATTCCCGATGATGGGTGTTGAAGTTGAAGAAATCTTTGAAGAAATCGATAAATCTGGAAAAAAACAAAAAATTATCCAATTTTCAATAAATCCGGATAGGCCAGATTATTTAAGCGTTGAAGGTCTTGCGAGAGGATTCAGGGGATTCATGGGAATAAACACAGGATTTCAACAGTTTGACGTTTACGAGTCAGATACTAACGTTACGGTTTTAGATAATGAATCAAGGCCATATATTGCATTTGCACTTGTAAAAAATGTACAGATGGATGAAATGGTTCTTGAAAGCATTATTAACTTACAAGAAAAGCTCCACTGGGCACTTGGGAGAGATAGAAAAAAACTTGCAATTGGAGTTCATGACTTTGACATGGTTAAAGGCCCTTTTACATATAAAGAAATAAAAGGTGATGAAATTAAGTTCGCACCTTTAGGTTACGATAGTGAAGAAATGACTCCAAAAGAAATTCTTGAAAAACATGAAAAGGGACAAAAATACGGGAAATTAATAAAAGATGGTAAATTCCCAATTATCGTTGATTCTAAAAATAATGTTCTTTCAATGCCGCCAATAATAAATGGGACTCTTACAAAGGTAACAAAAAATTCGAAAAATTTATTAATCGACATTACGGGAACCGAAAAAGAAGCTGTTGAAGAAGCACTAAATATTTTTGTATGTTCTCTTTTTGAAAGAAGTGGAACAATATATTCCGTTAATGTAAATGGGAAAAGATATCCTGATTTAACTCCAAGATACCGGGAAATTTCGATTGATTTGATAAATAAAAAATTAGGGCTTGAATTAAATGCTGGAGAAATAATTTCTGCACTAAAAAAAGCAAGAATGGATGTAAAATTTGAAAACGAAAAGCTAATGGTTAAAATCCCCGCATACCGAAACGACATACTACATAATGTTGACTTAAAAGAGGAAGTTGCAAAAAATCACGGTTATGAAAAATTTGAGGGTAAATTGCCATCAATTGCTACAACAGGTTCAAGAAACCCTATTGAAAAAAAATGTAAACACTACCAAAATACAATGTTGGGATTTGGGTTTTTTGAAGTAATGAACCTTACTCTTTCAAATCAGGAAACATTATTTGAAAAAATGAATTTAAAATATTCTGAAAAAGATTATGTTGAAGTTTTAAAACCGGCTTCAATTGAACATCGGGTTTTAAGAACATCTATTCTTCCAATGCTCCTTGAAACACTCTTTATAAATAAACATAATGTACTCCCCCAAAAAATATTTGAAATTGGGGACTGCGTTTTAATCGATGAAAACGATACTAAAACAGATACTAAATGTAAAAATATCAAAAAAATTTCATGTGCAGTAGTACATCCTTTAACGAACTTTAATGAAATAAAAACTGTAACTGAAGGGCTCCTTAGGGAGACTTTTGGTGAATTTGAAATTGAAAATTATGAACATCCATCATTTATTTCTGGAAGGTGTGCAAAAATACTAAATAATGGGAAAGAAATCGGATTCTTTGGAGAAATTCATCCGGAAGTGATTTTAAATTTTGAACTTGAACACCCGATTGTTGCATTTGAAATTTTAATTGAATAA